The genomic stretch GTGTTATACTAATAGTGAAGAATTAATTATAAGGGAGTAGATCAATGAACTGGTATGAGAAGCTGAAGCAATATTTCCCCATTGAAGAGATGAAATCAAAAGAGCATATGGACTTGCTATTGGAAGAAAAGGGTGACATTTACAATAAGGACGAGGGACCGCACCATGTTCTAATGTATGCCGATCTTCCTGATTTCATATTCGTGGACTATATTTTCGTTTCCAGGGATGCCAGAGGTCAGGGGCTAGGAAAGAAATTAATTGAACAATTGAAAGAAAAGCAAAAACCAATTATCCTTGAAGTTGAGCCAGTTGATTATGAAGAAACAGATACGGAAAAAAGACAGCGCTTTTATCTTCGAGAAGGTTTTAAACATGCGAAGTCAATTGGCTATCGTAGAAGATCTCTTGCTACTAACGAAATTAATGAAATGGAGATCTTATACTGGTCACCGAGTGAAGCTGGTGAGAAAGAAGTATACGAAGCAATGAAACACACGTATCAAGAGATTCACACCTATAAGGATAAGCAGCTTTATGGTGAATCGTATCAGCCGGTAGAAGAAGTGCTGAGCCTTAAAGAAGAGAAGGAACTTATCGAAGAATAAGAGTACTGTTTTCGATCAGGAGGGAAACTTCTTATGAAGAATCGTGAGAAG from Bacillus sp. Cs-700 encodes the following:
- a CDS encoding GNAT family N-acetyltransferase, which codes for MNWYEKLKQYFPIEEMKSKEHMDLLLEEKGDIYNKDEGPHHVLMYADLPDFIFVDYIFVSRDARGQGLGKKLIEQLKEKQKPIILEVEPVDYEETDTEKRQRFYLREGFKHAKSIGYRRRSLATNEINEMEILYWSPSEAGEKEVYEAMKHTYQEIHTYKDKQLYGESYQPVEEVLSLKEEKELIEE